One stretch of Humidesulfovibrio mexicanus DNA includes these proteins:
- a CDS encoding acylneuraminate cytidylyltransferase family protein produces MYKGRRILATINARGGSKGLPGKNIRDLGGLPLIAWSIREGRRSAFIDRLIVSSDDEGILAVARAHGAETPFVRPAELAQDDTPGVDPVLHAVAALGPEAFDYVVLLQPTSPLRTVEDIDGCIAACLDEAGPCMISVSEAEKSPYYMFTMDAGKRMAPVIPQERFHTRRQDLPQVVTPNGAVYVADCAWLARTRSYLTPETRAYLMPRERSLDVDSLLDFEICELMLRKAGRLA; encoded by the coding sequence ATGTACAAGGGCAGGCGCATCCTGGCCACCATCAACGCCCGTGGCGGCAGCAAGGGCCTGCCGGGCAAGAACATCCGCGACCTCGGCGGCCTGCCGCTCATCGCCTGGAGCATCCGCGAGGGCAGGCGCTCGGCCTTCATCGACCGGCTCATCGTGTCCTCGGACGACGAGGGCATTCTGGCCGTGGCGCGCGCCCACGGAGCCGAAACCCCCTTCGTGCGCCCGGCGGAGCTGGCCCAGGACGACACCCCCGGCGTGGACCCGGTGCTGCACGCGGTGGCAGCCCTCGGGCCGGAGGCCTTCGATTACGTGGTGCTGCTCCAGCCCACCTCGCCCCTGCGCACGGTGGAGGACATCGACGGCTGCATCGCCGCCTGCCTGGACGAGGCGGGCCCCTGCATGATCAGCGTCAGCGAGGCCGAAAAGAGCCCCTACTACATGTTCACCATGGACGCGGGCAAGCGCATGGCCCCGGTGATTCCCCAGGAGCGCTTCCACACCCGCAGGCAGGACCTGCCCCAGGTGGTGACGCCCAACGGGGCCGTGTACGTGGCCGACTGCGCCTGGCTGGCCAGGACCAGAAGCTACCTGACCCCGGAGACGCGCGCCTACCTGATGCCGCGCGAGCGCTCCCTGGACGTGGACAGCCTGCTGGATTTCGAGATTTGCGAACTGATGCTGCGCAAGGCCGGACGCCTGGCCTGA